A section of the Candidatus Baltobacteraceae bacterium genome encodes:
- a CDS encoding beta-propeller fold lactonase family protein, which translates to MRRTLAVVLLAGCTGNPGPHGFVPSSWQDAGARPVATAASAEITFRIDVPPASGSKRSKFISPSSRSAAIALYSPSGAKRASAYTNLTAGINQRTLRVPVGPYRASINLFDGPLGAQGVPSGHKLSTNDNLPVYVPSYDVTIFLGIYLNGIPKGVRVSAPMAGDQKSGFSLNPCQRFPQIFTLTALDAAGNVIIGPGAPTSTLQSTAGLLVSPAGLTEPNEFIVDADPNAPAGPATLTAAMKQNGSAGNHASTATFSVSSAPVSPDGCLLVGNDQILGNLRNVEIYPPGAVDPVGTMTDGIEEPYAFAFDGAKNLYVANNDGSGVTEYAQNAATPMRTLPSNEPFAVAVDSSGNAYTADFGANTVSVFPPGTSTPSYQIGVVQPAALAFDGSGNLYVGSRTGPISASGTVSVYAPGAKTSSRTLSVGNDVAALVFDHAGNLYVLDYGSNSIVVFAPGASSPSHAIATGINEPRALAVDSSNNLYVANYRNSNVTVYAPGQSTPSRRLSTGINTWAVTVDSSDRLYVGTTKRVLVYAAGSSTPSLVIRNGIAGAITLAVTP; encoded by the coding sequence ATGCGCCGAACGCTCGCCGTGGTGCTTCTGGCCGGATGCACGGGCAACCCGGGCCCGCATGGCTTCGTCCCAAGCTCATGGCAAGACGCGGGCGCGCGGCCGGTCGCTACGGCGGCGAGCGCAGAGATTACGTTTCGAATCGACGTTCCGCCGGCCTCAGGCAGCAAGAGATCAAAATTCATTTCGCCGTCGAGCAGATCTGCGGCAATTGCGTTATATTCGCCTTCGGGCGCGAAGCGCGCTTCGGCGTACACCAATCTCACCGCTGGGATCAACCAACGAACGCTCCGGGTGCCGGTTGGTCCGTACCGCGCCTCGATCAATCTGTTCGACGGCCCGTTGGGAGCCCAAGGCGTTCCCAGCGGTCACAAGCTCTCCACGAACGACAATTTGCCGGTCTACGTGCCGTCGTACGATGTCACAATTTTCCTTGGGATCTATCTCAACGGCATTCCCAAAGGTGTGCGTGTCTCCGCGCCAATGGCAGGCGATCAAAAATCGGGATTCAGTCTCAATCCATGCCAACGGTTCCCACAGATTTTCACGCTTACTGCGCTCGACGCCGCTGGAAACGTCATCATCGGCCCCGGAGCACCAACGTCAACGCTCCAATCGACTGCCGGACTTCTCGTCTCGCCCGCCGGTCTGACCGAGCCCAACGAGTTTATCGTTGATGCCGATCCAAACGCGCCTGCCGGACCGGCAACGCTCACGGCTGCGATGAAACAGAATGGCTCTGCGGGGAACCATGCCAGCACCGCCACGTTTAGCGTGTCGAGCGCGCCCGTTAGTCCCGACGGCTGTCTCTTGGTTGGAAACGACCAGATACTTGGCAACTTAAGAAACGTGGAGATCTATCCACCGGGGGCCGTCGATCCTGTCGGCACGATGACCGACGGCATCGAAGAGCCATATGCGTTTGCATTCGACGGAGCCAAGAATCTCTACGTCGCCAATAACGATGGAAGTGGCGTGACGGAGTATGCGCAAAACGCCGCTACGCCAATGCGCACCTTGCCGAGTAACGAGCCATTCGCCGTCGCGGTGGACTCGTCGGGGAACGCCTACACCGCCGACTTCGGCGCGAATACGGTTTCGGTATTTCCGCCGGGCACTTCAACGCCGTCCTATCAGATCGGCGTGGTGCAGCCCGCCGCACTGGCGTTTGACGGCTCCGGGAACCTGTACGTCGGCAGTCGGACTGGGCCCATTTCGGCAAGCGGTACGGTATCGGTGTACGCGCCGGGCGCTAAGACGTCGTCGAGAACCCTGAGCGTAGGCAATGACGTGGCCGCACTGGTGTTCGACCACGCGGGTAACTTGTACGTACTAGATTACGGCTCCAATTCGATCGTGGTATTCGCGCCAGGTGCCTCTTCGCCGAGCCACGCGATCGCTACGGGAATTAACGAGCCGCGGGCACTTGCCGTCGACAGCTCCAACAACCTGTACGTGGCCAATTATCGGAATTCGAACGTTACCGTCTATGCGCCCGGGCAAAGCACACCGTCCAGAAGGCTGTCGACCGGTATAAACACGTGGGCGGTAACGGTGGACTCGAGCGACCGGCTTTATGTCGGAACGACGAAGCGCGTATTGGTGTACGCTGCGGGTTCCAGCACGCCGAGCCTTGTCATTAGGAACGGTATCGCCGGCGCGATAACGCTAGCCGTTACGCCGTAA
- a CDS encoding VOC family protein — MPRFLHTSIFVNDMNESIDFYTNKLGLKLLDGPFHYPGNADMAFVGSDWSAYVELVYDLEEHPPYNLGNRYEHLAVESDGDLREFVDRLKAAGVKILQDVKKSPGGTRAIAFVEDPNGIPVELLEPRLR; from the coding sequence ATGCCGCGCTTTCTGCACACGTCGATCTTCGTCAACGACATGAACGAGTCGATCGACTTTTATACGAACAAGCTCGGGCTCAAGCTGCTCGACGGACCGTTTCACTATCCCGGCAACGCCGACATGGCGTTCGTCGGAAGCGATTGGAGCGCGTACGTCGAGCTCGTGTACGATCTCGAAGAACATCCGCCGTACAACCTCGGCAACCGCTACGAGCACCTCGCGGTCGAGAGCGACGGCGACCTGCGCGAGTTCGTCGACCGCCTGAAGGCGGCGGGCGTGAAGATTCTTCAAGACGTCAAGAAGTCGCCGGGCGGGACCCGAGCGATCGCCTTCGTCGAAGATCCCAACGGTATCCCCGTCGAGCTGCTCGAGCCAAGGCTCCGGTAA
- a CDS encoding AAA family ATPase — protein sequence MDGLVLKILGEPALAFDGKPLRLPPARCISLLALLAVRREPLTRASLAAQISPDDLDVDARANLRRRLHLLLQSLPACDATPWIEATSTHLVWNPAAPAWIDSRTFEDTVADPQRRAEGIELYRGDLLSGSFDECLLADRERLRGLYVDACFAEALALRRDSRPRDAVGYADRILAIDEWREDALRLAMTLRYECGDRSSSLSQFERFAKRLQAEMGVAPMPETLALRDAILGNAAVSTAFDERPSDEAPARPIGGMPFVGRDEELATLDAAWRHAARGRGTLLFVSGDAGIGKSRLTGEFAAGIAAQRGRALFGETSNPQAYPYEPIVDALRRGLPLIAESSIEPLWLGVLAEILPELRGAFSDLPVPEPLDTEKARARLFEAMARTIERLAKARPLVLVLEDVHWADPATLDALELLTRRLYSAPILVVAIFRSTEVTPGHPLTLLRRRLQAQRCATTLELHALQPADVAHLLEKAARVDEAHALSASIYARSEGNPLFVGMLLRNYLEHGTLAGADAPGSLTDAILARAGTLDAPSRMLVETASVAGRTFGTDLLAAVLGWREGEVLDALGVLLDRGLVRTSESSGFTFAFTHALIENAIYDTISPAERTLRHRRVAAVLDQMHGEGAQALGSIARHWELGGERERAGRSYLLAARAAASVYAIDETIALARAALQTPLDDAQRFEALHLIVSTEARRVETQRWKADLDELVAVAAVLDDERRFLAAEAYTQYHSNVGDRTAQRASIDGMLAAAEGLHTHRRAAALYQQGALEFQEGRLAESLAVLESALSMLGESDDAIEARCRFTMVQALFRLGRFAEAEGHVDTLRSLWLKNRLPQLRFYYLHAEQQVASELIDAIRLKQVGNDMLELSLEMGDMYGEVHARYALGIGALRLGSLREVREHFGRGSELCDRLGSAPMRSSFENSLAICEMYAGLIPEALARFDAVFPALRDANAYLAMWVTQHARAEAYGWLGDAPRALEYGREALQIAEKSNARHHKTASLLAIGAATCVAGDADGGLALMDQAVAMRREIATPLRLVEALGLYLDALLDAGENQRALTIANELAPLYEAYVETAWRPAFLLSSIARAKAAAGDEAGAAGYFERARAQLEADIVRFDDEATAVAYRALPYHRALLTDRETDPRAAEPA from the coding sequence GTGGACGGACTCGTTCTTAAGATTCTCGGGGAGCCGGCGCTCGCGTTCGACGGTAAGCCGCTACGACTGCCGCCGGCGCGCTGCATTTCACTGCTCGCATTACTGGCCGTGCGCCGCGAGCCGCTTACGCGCGCGTCGCTGGCCGCGCAGATCTCGCCCGACGATCTCGACGTGGACGCGCGCGCCAACCTGCGGCGCCGGCTGCATCTGCTGCTGCAATCGCTTCCCGCATGCGACGCGACGCCCTGGATCGAGGCGACGAGCACGCACCTGGTGTGGAACCCGGCAGCACCCGCGTGGATCGACTCGCGCACGTTCGAGGATACCGTTGCCGATCCGCAGCGCCGGGCCGAGGGCATCGAGCTGTACCGCGGCGATCTGCTTTCCGGCTCGTTCGACGAGTGTCTGCTCGCCGATCGCGAACGCTTGCGCGGGCTCTACGTCGACGCGTGCTTCGCCGAAGCGCTCGCGCTGCGGCGCGATTCGCGGCCGCGCGACGCCGTCGGTTACGCCGACCGTATTCTGGCCATCGACGAGTGGCGTGAAGACGCGCTGCGTCTGGCGATGACCCTGCGTTACGAGTGCGGCGACCGCTCGTCGTCGCTGTCGCAGTTCGAACGTTTCGCCAAGCGGCTCCAGGCCGAAATGGGCGTCGCGCCGATGCCGGAGACGCTCGCGCTGCGCGACGCGATCTTGGGCAACGCGGCCGTGTCGACGGCGTTCGACGAGCGCCCCAGCGACGAGGCACCGGCGCGTCCCATCGGCGGCATGCCCTTCGTGGGACGGGATGAAGAACTCGCGACGCTCGACGCAGCGTGGCGTCACGCGGCTCGCGGCCGCGGTACGCTGCTGTTCGTCAGCGGCGACGCGGGCATTGGGAAATCGCGCTTGACCGGGGAGTTCGCGGCCGGCATTGCCGCACAGCGCGGCCGCGCGCTCTTCGGCGAAACGTCGAATCCGCAAGCGTATCCGTACGAACCGATCGTCGACGCGCTGCGGCGCGGATTACCGCTCATCGCGGAGTCGTCGATCGAGCCGCTGTGGCTGGGCGTGCTGGCGGAGATTCTCCCCGAGCTGCGCGGAGCGTTTTCCGATCTGCCGGTTCCCGAACCGCTCGACACCGAAAAGGCGCGCGCGCGTCTGTTCGAAGCGATGGCGCGCACGATCGAGCGTTTGGCGAAAGCGCGTCCGTTAGTCTTGGTGCTCGAGGACGTGCATTGGGCCGATCCGGCAACCCTCGACGCGCTCGAACTGCTCACGCGGCGCTTGTATTCGGCACCGATACTCGTCGTCGCCATCTTCCGCAGCACCGAAGTGACGCCGGGACATCCGCTCACCCTGCTGCGGCGCCGCCTGCAAGCGCAGCGTTGCGCCACCACGCTCGAGCTGCACGCACTGCAGCCTGCCGATGTGGCGCATCTGCTCGAAAAGGCGGCGCGCGTCGACGAGGCGCACGCGCTTTCCGCGTCGATCTACGCGCGCAGCGAAGGCAACCCGCTGTTCGTCGGAATGCTCCTGCGCAACTATCTCGAGCACGGAACGCTGGCCGGCGCCGATGCGCCCGGAAGCCTCACCGACGCGATCCTCGCGCGGGCCGGCACGCTCGACGCACCCAGCCGCATGCTGGTGGAAACCGCGTCGGTCGCGGGGCGCACGTTCGGCACCGATCTGCTCGCCGCGGTTTTGGGCTGGCGCGAGGGCGAAGTGCTCGACGCGCTCGGGGTTCTGCTCGACCGCGGTTTGGTTCGCACGTCGGAGAGCTCGGGCTTTACGTTCGCGTTCACACACGCGCTCATCGAAAATGCGATTTACGATACGATATCGCCCGCGGAACGCACCCTGCGCCATCGCCGCGTCGCGGCCGTGCTTGATCAGATGCACGGCGAAGGCGCGCAAGCACTGGGATCGATCGCGCGTCACTGGGAGCTTGGCGGCGAACGCGAGCGCGCCGGCCGGTCGTACCTGCTCGCCGCGCGGGCCGCGGCATCCGTCTACGCGATCGACGAGACGATCGCGCTCGCGCGGGCAGCGCTCCAGACGCCGCTGGACGACGCGCAGCGGTTCGAAGCGCTGCACCTGATCGTTTCCACCGAGGCGCGCCGCGTCGAGACGCAGCGCTGGAAAGCCGATCTCGACGAGCTCGTTGCGGTCGCCGCGGTGCTCGACGACGAACGCCGCTTCCTCGCGGCCGAAGCCTACACGCAGTATCACTCCAACGTCGGCGATCGCACCGCCCAACGCGCGTCGATCGACGGAATGCTTGCGGCAGCCGAAGGTCTTCACACGCATCGGCGCGCCGCGGCGCTCTATCAGCAGGGTGCGCTCGAATTCCAAGAGGGCCGGCTGGCCGAATCGCTCGCGGTGCTCGAATCGGCGCTCTCGATGCTCGGCGAAAGTGACGACGCCATCGAAGCGCGCTGCCGGTTTACCATGGTGCAAGCGCTGTTTCGTTTGGGCCGTTTCGCCGAGGCCGAGGGCCACGTCGACACGCTGCGGTCGCTGTGGCTGAAAAACCGCCTGCCGCAGCTGCGCTTTTACTACCTGCACGCGGAGCAGCAAGTCGCGAGCGAACTCATCGATGCGATTCGGTTGAAGCAAGTCGGCAACGATATGCTGGAGCTTTCTCTGGAAATGGGCGACATGTACGGTGAGGTGCACGCCCGTTACGCGTTGGGCATCGGCGCTCTGCGTCTGGGCAGCCTGCGCGAAGTGCGCGAACACTTCGGACGCGGCAGCGAGCTGTGCGATCGACTCGGATCGGCACCGATGCGGTCGAGTTTCGAAAACTCGCTGGCGATCTGCGAAATGTACGCCGGCTTGATTCCCGAAGCTCTCGCGCGCTTCGACGCCGTCTTTCCGGCCTTGCGCGACGCAAACGCGTATCTCGCGATGTGGGTCACGCAGCACGCGCGAGCGGAGGCGTACGGCTGGCTGGGCGACGCGCCCCGCGCGCTCGAATACGGCCGCGAAGCGTTACAGATCGCCGAAAAGAGCAATGCGCGGCATCATAAAACCGCCTCGCTGCTGGCCATCGGCGCCGCGACGTGCGTAGCCGGCGATGCGGACGGCGGGCTCGCACTGATGGACCAAGCGGTCGCGATGCGCCGCGAAATCGCGACGCCGCTGCGTTTGGTCGAAGCGCTAGGGTTATATCTCGACGCACTGCTCGACGCCGGAGAGAACCAACGCGCGCTCACGATTGCAAACGAGCTGGCGCCGCTCTACGAAGCGTACGTCGAAACGGCGTGGCGTCCGGCGTTTCTGTTGTCGTCGATCGCGCGCGCAAAAGCGGCGGCGGGAGACGAAGCCGGTGCGGCGGGCTATTTCGAGCGCGCGCGCGCGCAGCTCGAAGCCGACATCGTGCGCTTCGACGACGAAGCGACAGCCGTCGCGTACCGCGCGCTGCCGTACCATCGCGCCCTGCTCACCGATAGAGAAACGGATCCGCGGGCGGCCGAACCGGCGTAA